AAAATTGGGACTTGTGGGTCAGTTGCATGAGACTTTGCGACCTGTGAGGCTAGTAAACACTAAGGAGGATAGAGTGGTGTGGAAATATGATAGACTTGGTATTTATTCGACTAATTCTTTTGTGCAGGTGCTACAAGAAGGAATGCTTGGAGAGGATATTACCAGCTACAGCTTCACTAGCTCCATTTGAAAAGGTTTAGTTCCACCGAAAGTAGAGCTGTTTACCTGGTTTGTACTGATAGGCAGGGTGAACACGAAGGAAAGGCTGAGTCGATTTGGGATCCTCAATCAGGAGGATACGAGGTGTGTCTTATGCAACAGGAATGTTGAGCAGGTCCATCACTTGTTTCTTGGATGCGATTTTGCCTAGCAGGTGTGAAATGCTTGGATATCTGTGTTTGGCCGACTATGGTCTCTTCCAGAATTGATGAAGGACCACTTTTTAAGCTGGACAGAAGAACCGCGTAGAAAGAAGGATCATAAGCAGCGGTTGAGGTGTTTCTGTACCGTCATCTGGAACATTTGGATGGAAAGAAATATGAGGATATTTCAGAATGAAAGCAGAGGTGTCAAAGAAATCATCAATATATCCTTGCTTAGCGTTAAAGAGTGGGAAGGTGTGTGCTCTTCGTGTTGTTGATGGCTATGCTGGAGATGACATGAAAAGCTTCTTTATGTTGTGTTTGCTTTAGGTGTTGTTCATTTGCTTGTTTTTACGTTTGCTCCACTCTATTGTGTTGAGCTcctttatttcaaaaaaaatatctccTTCAACTAATCAGTCAATGagattaacaattttttttccagAATCTTAACTATCATGTGACATATTATTAGGTAAGTTGATATGATACCTAAAAAAATGTTTCATGCAATTCCTAactactaaaataaaaatacaaaaatacgaGTTTTTGTAACTTTATAATGAATAAAACAGTtaactaaaattgtgaattaacATGAAATAATCATATAACTAAATTATATTCTTATAAAAAAGACTAAGATTTAGTTTTTCTAATTATTAAAAGTTATCACGATAtaacattaaaatttaatagcacaaaataatttttaaattggtCTACCAAATTGATTGAAACATTTTTTTTGTGATATGCAGTGCCAGCTTATCTAATAATATGTCTCGCAATAGTTAAGGTTCTAATGAGATTTTCGTTAATGTCATTGAAGTATCAATTCATGAAGAAATTAATTTggttgataatttaaaataaaaaaaattaatttgattatttaaaaattgaaaaactatatttttatactgATCTTACACATCTTAAGTACAAAAGATggataaaaaataatcataaatatTAGATATTGTACACCGAAATGTgtaatacttaaaaaaaaaaaactcgaATGTATccaaaataaattatatctaCATGAGTTGTATAGATTTAAAATGTTGTACACCTGAAATCAGgaaaaaacaattttaaatttaattggTTGAGTTAAATATCAAATTTGTCCCTGAAAGATATCTCGATCTCCATATTAGTCTCTGGAAGATAATCAAAAGAGTCCCCAAAAGTTACACGAGTGAATCACGTTTGTCCTTCCGTTAACTCCTTTGGTGACCTGGCTAACGTCTGTTGACGTGTGTCGTTAGCTTCCAACGTGGAAGAGGCCAACATGTCATAACCTATTGTTGACAAGGTAAGTTTGGCAAAACAGTTCAAATAAGTCCCTAAGTGTTTGAAACCTAATCCAAATTTCCACGATAAATAGGTCGCCTTCAGCAATCAGAGGGCCATATGCGTGGGTTCATGTTGAAATTGCTGGTTTGGGGCGACGATGGAGGCAGGAAATGGAGGCCGTGGTGGTGGTGTGTCGTTCCTCTCGAACGGCAGTAATGGTTCCAGCGCCTCAATGCGAACCAGGAGGAAAACCCATGAAGAATCATGTTTCTATGGGTTGAAGGCTGCGATAAGAAAATCTGGGACAGCGGAGAACCCAGATAGACTATTTCGTGCATATCCAAGATACCGGATGAGTGTTATGTAAGAAGTTAAGGATTTTCCATGTTGTtttgtgttttggggttttgtttaattttttattttctgattttTGAATTTGCAGAAGGGCATTCACTACAACTACTTTAAGTGGGTTGAGAATGATGAGTATGAAGGGATGGGCGAAGGTGGAAGAAAGAAAGATTATGGGGCTGAGCTGCAGGTTGATAGTGACTGTGATGAATGGAGGTTGAAGGTGGCATGGAGACTGGGCAGTTTGGAAGCTGAAGTAAAAGCATTAAAAATGTTAATAGTTTTCCTGTTTGTGGTAGTTGTGCTTAATGTGATCGTTTGTAGTTTGTTATCTCGTTCCAAGTAAAGCAAATTCTGTTGATATGTAATGGTGTAATAAGATGAATCCATTGAATGAGAATTGATGTTGCATTTGGTTTTTTAAGATGAAGACAACACAATCCAATTCAAAGGTTCCAAACCAATTCGGATCACTCTTAAACATTGAGTAGTCAAAGTACTCTTAAACATTGAGTTGCCATAGAAGGCTAGATGTCACATTGTCTTAAGGACCAAAATAAAAAGGTTTAACATGAGGATACGGACCACATCAAAGTCATAAGCTTTTACATGAGGATACAAAACCTAAAAAGTATCCTAGACTAAAATAAAAGGGCATAGTACAACTTTCAGTTACATAGATAACCAAAATGTAGATAATGGAACTTCAATTGCCTTGTGCAAAAAAAACATGGAGTATCCTCACACAAAAACAAATTCAACCATAATACATTTCAACACCAATCAAAGTCATTTATCAGTCTTTCTTGGGGGTTTGAAGCCTGGAGTAGGAACGAAGGTCATAAAGTCGGCCAGTTTTTTAGCAGTGGCTGAACTAGTCCTCTTGATTGTCTCAGCAGAGATAGCGACTGGTGCGGCTACATTAGGTTTAGGAGAGGACTGAAGTTTGGCTTTCCCTTTAATGACCTTTAACTTGGATGGCCTAGCTGTGATTTGTTCCTACATAATTTAATGGtagatctagatttagatttagCTTATAAAAGAAATGAGATATGTTTAAAAGAAATAACAAATGTTTAAAATAAATCACATATGGCAGATTacctgttgtgtttcttgggttGGTGGTATGCTTTCAAACTGGCTAATATCAATTACTGTTGGAATCTGTGTTGGTGATGGAGCTATATCTGCTGGAGCTAGATTAGGTTCAGCTGGGACAATGCTTGCTTCAGGTCAGCCCCTTCTGCAGCAGGGGCAACCACAGCTAGTTGCAGCTGCAGCTGCCTAGCATGCTCCTCAGCTTCCGTAGCTTTCTTCTTTGCACAGCTTCGCTTGTTGTGTCCTATCTCATGCAATACATGCATCTGATAGGGTTAtacttcctcttcatctttgTTTTTGACCCAGTAGGTTGTTCCTCTTTGTCCCTTCTCCTTTTTTTCGTTGGCCTTCTAGGCTTTGCCTTAAATGGTGGTGGGACGGGAGCTGGGTGTGGAGTATTTTTCCACAGATCCTGACCTTTCACTGGATTCACATTGAAGCAATAAGTCTTCCTGTACGCTTCCATCTTCAACCAGTCGTGACAATAGTCTTCAGCACGTTTGTCATTCTTATCCTGTATAGCCGAGATTGCGTGCATACACAGCATCCCTTACAAAGACAAATCAATCATTATTTAAAGATCGTGCGTAAAAGTAGATGACAATAAGTAAATGTTGAATTTGTTACCTATGAGTTGCCAAAAGCGACAGCTGTATGTGTGCTTTTCCAGGTCAACCACCATATTGGTTGGCCAGCCATGAACTTCATACagttcttctttttcatcactAGACCATTGAGGAGCCCAGTGGCTAGACAACGTTGTCATGGCTTCAAGTCTACTCTGCTGAACAGGGGGAGAATCCCTTGATAGTTCTCTAGCTTCTTCCGATTGTCAACAATACTCTTCATGATGATTCTTCTAACTTCCTCAGCTAATGTCAGAATCGGCTTGCCCCTGTCATGCTTGATTTTCGCGTTGAAAGACTCGCAAGCATTGTTGCAGATGTTATCTACCTTTGGAAGTTCACTAAAGTGGGCCTTTGTCCATGCATCTTTAGGTCATTTGTCGAGATATTCCCAGGCTTTTTGATTAATTAGCTTCACTCTGTTCATGTTTCGATTGAATTCAATTGTTGTCCTAGACCGAGCACTTTCCCAAACCATATCTTTCAGTTCAGTGCTTGACCATTGTTTTGAGAAATTGCGCCATAAATACCAGACGCAGAATCGATGGTGTACCTTGGAAAACATTTCCTGAACAGCTGATATTAAACCCTGCAAGTTAAAACAGACACGAGAAGATGTCAAATCAAAATTGTCCCTACAATAACTTCATTAAATCAAATTCATCCCTCAATGTAACTTCATTAAATCAAAATAGTCCTACTAATTCCTAGTCGTAAGTCAATAAAATGCTCACCTTCTGCATGTCTGAAATGAAGCACCATTTGTTCTCCCTGTAGTCTTCCAGGTCATTGTGCAGTAACTCAAGGAACCATTCCAATTGTCTTTGTTTTCAACACTAACTATGGCATAAGCAATCACAAATATGTGATTGTTAGCATCCTGTCCACAAGCTATTAAAACTTGACCCCCATGTAGTGTCTTCAGAAACGCTCCATCAAGACCAATTAAGGGTCTGCAACCTACCTTAAACCCCCTCTTGCAAGCATCAAGACAAACATAGAAGCGATCAAACAGGGGAGGACTGTCAGGCATGGGGATAACAGATACTTGAATTGTGGAGCCGGGGTTACTAGTCAGCAACTCATTGGCATAGTCCCACACCAACCCATATTGAGCTATCTCATCACCCTCCACTATTTTTCTAGCGGCTTTCAAAGCTCTTGTAATGCATGTGCTATTCAGATAGACGTCGCACTTTCTAACAAACGAGTCGTAAACCTCTCGATGCTTCATGGTAGGGTGTTTTCTAAGCTTAGGTACTAGTTTACTCAGGGTCCAGGTTTGGGTTGCAGCTCTATTTTTCCTCCTTCTTAGACAAGTGTGACTATCTACTAGTGTCTTAATTTGCCAATATCCATCTTGTTTATTACATGCACAGTAAACTACCCATGGACAATCTTCAGACTTACAGACAGCTCTAACTCTAACCTTGTcattttttgaaaacaaaatatttCTACCCCACTGGATTGTATAATCCATAGTTGCTTGCATGAATTCAGACTTGGACTTAAATACCATACTGACCTCAAATTTCAACTGCCTAAACTTTATTTTCTCATTGAACTGAGGGTATACAGCTGGTGATTCTTCATCAGACTCCAACACCTTATCAGAATCCTCTGAATGCCAGGAGTCAGCATCTGAGGCACCATCATTATCATCTAAATCTGGTAACAAAAAGTTGAAAACATAAGATACCATAACATTTGCAAAATAGTTCAAAAAACAAGTAACCCTAATGGAATTAACATACCAGACTCAGAGCTTTCTTCATCTTCAGACCCCTCATAGTTAGAATCATCAGTGTCTATTTCTTTATCagctaatatttttttaggGGGCTTGTGCTTCTCTCTGACTTCAGACCTGCTGTCCCTTTCTCCACTTCTTTTTCCCTTCCCAGAGTCACTGTCACTGTCACTGCTATAGAGGTTGTCTCTTACAACTTTTGGAGGCCTATACAGTTCATCTTCAGTACTCTCATAAGAGTCATGAGAGTAAGTGTCATCTTCCTGGAGGGGAGCTTCCTTCACTTGTCTTCTAGATCTTGTGACTCTGTAGCCACTGCTACTTTGTTTGTCCTTTGCCCCTTGTGAGTTATTGGCTGTCTCTGATGATGAATTTGATTGAAGTGGGACTGATTTAGCCTGATAACTGGTCTTCTTGGCCTGAGGAACAGGCTTCATGGGCTAAGCTGTTGTCTTTTTGGGCTGAGATGTTGTCTTCTTGAGCTGGTGGGCTGGTTTATTGGGCCGAGACATGGGCTTCATTGTTGGATTAGGCTGTGACTTGGGCTGTGAGGTTGTTCT
The genomic region above belongs to Arachis stenosperma cultivar V10309 chromosome 5, arast.V10309.gnm1.PFL2, whole genome shotgun sequence and contains:
- the LOC130980331 gene encoding uncharacterized protein LOC130980331 — its product is MTTLSSHWAPQWSSDEKEELYEVHGWPTNMVVDLEKHTYSCRFWQLIGMLCMHAISAIQDKNDKRAEDYCHDWLKMEAYRKTYCFNVNPVKGQDLWKNTPHPAPVPPPFKAKPRRPTKKRRRDKEEQPTGSKTKMKRKYNPIRCMYCMR